The Catalinimonas alkaloidigena genome segment GCTACAACCTGATCATCAGTCAGTCGCAGGAATCGGTGAAAAAAGAGATCGCCAGCGTCAACACGATGTACAACAGTCGGGTCGACGGGCTGTTGGTTTCGCTGGCCTATGATACCGAGAACATCGACCATTTCAGCGCGTTGCTCAAAAAAGAGATTCCGCTGATTTTCTTCGACCGTATTGCCGAGCACATCCAGTGCACCAGCATCGCCATCGACAACGTAAAGGCCGGTTACGAAGCCACGCTACACCTAATCGACCAGGGCTGTCGCCGCATTGTGTACATCGGCGGTAACCTGAAGCGCAACGTGTATGCCGATCGGCTGAAAGGGTACCGCCTGGCGCTGATGGAAAGGGAATTGCCCCAGGCACCCGAGTTGGTCATCATCAACCACATGAGCGAACAGGAGGGCAGCGAAGCCGCCCAGGCGCTGATGCGGATGAAGCCGCGCCCCGATGGCGTCTTTGCCGCCAACGATACCGTGGCGGTAACCTGCATCCGGGAGTTCAGACGGCAGGGGCTGTGCGTGCCCAATGACATCG includes the following:
- a CDS encoding LacI family DNA-binding transcriptional regulator → MEKQDLFSIIVMKAIEMKEVKDVTIYDIAKALDLSPATISRGLKDHPGIKKETKKRIVEAARQMGYQHNTFARNLRVRKTNTIGVIIPRLNSYFMSTVIAGMEKVANERGYNLIISQSQESVKKEIASVNTMYNSRVDGLLVSLAYDTENIDHFSALLKKEIPLIFFDRIAEHIQCTSIAIDNVKAGYEATLHLIDQGCRRIVYIGGNLKRNVYADRLKGYRLALMERELPQAPELVIINHMSEQEGSEAAQALMRMKPRPDGVFAANDTVAVTCIREFRRQGLCVPNDIAVVGFNNDPNSRVIEPNLTTVDYLGHEMGEIAAATLINTIEKKPSAHLNTLLLRHNLIVRQSSVRSHSTH